From the Cydia pomonella isolate Wapato2018A chromosome 11, ilCydPomo1, whole genome shotgun sequence genome, one window contains:
- the LOC133522550 gene encoding uncharacterized protein LOC133522550, whose protein sequence is MVVPCTCCNSVQSSSSFPKQTSNMGVQTKIKTNKEISLQAKVKLLELRLRRRDAKISYMQTVLNMIKKHTKGTDMEYKLCCELQNISQFSETIDSSHKNKRKSNRSKTSYGMIESPVSEVSSGDEDACTFYEVVHSPNLKTFNGFS, encoded by the exons ATG GTGGTGCCATGCACATGTTGCAATTCAGTCCAGTCTTCAAGCTCATTCCCAAAACAAACTAGCAACATGGGAGTACaaaccaaaataaaaacaaataaggaAATATCACTACAAGCAAAAGTGAAACTCCTCGAGTTGAGACTCAGAAGGAGAGATGCAAAAATCAGCTACATGCAAACAGTTTTAAACATGATCAAGAAACATACTAAAGGTACAGATATGGAATACAAGTTATGTTGTGAACTCCAGAATATTTCCCAGTTTTCAGAGACAATAGACAGTAGTCATAagaataaaagaaaaagtaatcGAAGCAAAACTAGCTATGGTATGATTGAAAGTCCTGTTAGCGAAGTATCAAGTGGGGATGAAGATGCCTGCACATTTTATGAAGTCGTACATAGTCCTAATCTAAAGACCTTCAATGGTTTTAGTTGA
- the LOC133522990 gene encoding probable methylthioribulose-1-phosphate dehydratase, protein MSAYGPEHPRNLIPELCNQFYHLGWVTGTGGGISIKDGEKIYIAPSGVQKERMKSDDLFVQTINDEDLELPPPEKQLKKSQCTPLFMLAYKERGAGAVIHTHSPHAVRCTLLYDKEFTITHQEMIKGIKDAKLGRFLRYDEKLIVPIIENTPFERDLAGSLGEALRQYPGTSAVLVRRHGVYVWGDTWQQAKTMTECYDYLFEMAVEMKKLGLDPAFNPEAQNKPAN, encoded by the exons ATGTCAGCGTACGGACCA GAGCATCCTCGTAACCTTATCCCAGAGCTGTGCAATCAGTTCTATCATTTAGGATGGGTGACGGGAACTGGCGGTGGCATCTCCATTAAAGATGG GGAAAAGATCTACATAGCACCATCAGGGGTACAAAAGGAACGGATGAAGTCAGATGACCTGTTTGTGCAGACAATCAATGATGAAGATCTGGAACTCCCCCCTCCAGAGAAACA GTTGAAGAAGAGTCAGTGCACGCCTCTATTCATGCTGGCGTATAAGGAGCGCGGCGCAGGCGCCGTCATTCACACGCACTCGCCACATGCCGTTCGCTGCACGCTACTCTATGACAAGGAGTTCACCATCACCCACCAGGAGATGATTAAG ggAATAAAAGACGCCAAACTAGGTCGGTTTTTGCGCTACGATGAAAAGCTAATCGTCCCCATCATTGAGAACACACCTTTCGAGCGAGACCTGGCCGGCAGTCTCGGCGAGGCTCTGAGGCAGTACCCTGGTACCAGTGCTGTGCTGGTTCGGAGACATGGCGTCTATGTGTGGGGGGATACTTGGCAGCAAGCAAAGACTAT GACAGAGTGCTACGACTACTTGTTCGAGATGGCGGTGGAGATGAAGAAACTCGGCCTGGATCCTGCGTTCAACCCTGAAGCCCAGAACAAACCTGCTAACTAA
- the LOC133522984 gene encoding uncharacterized protein LOC133522984, whose protein sequence is MKRVKRRPGRSPPKKFEKYEINRNINKIALLSPEVEEVFPPPKERCDEDVEVAAIGRENPFARSKSHRCTFYRPSNEDFGQLTDMALPPNDYYKNLLQEICNESTPDTIKAEMKNACEGSMVQTCSAFVEPASVLKLDEHVMADLMDDVQWQTIDSVSDADLFLSRVPSPEQIEEVPKDKKRTPSVRSNIRISETPHVKRIAEKFAKFKKNNVEVRKLEERVVCLEYDIFDLNAADPAVPTQKMRAFFSIKMKDFGSDNNKENIPSIPSGVKRNFNLDDGDLQKLNKKEIEIIDNEIPENRSLLEDLKRVLRRKQALENKKRRPTLDLMCLYEMAKRESPPVNYDYSNTNLLSKAELQEIKDLILKKCESSVYGINRRTVKCRDEVNDAKCVLSNSLINELMREAEV, encoded by the exons ATGAAGAGGGTTAAACGGAGGCCGGGTCGCAGTCCCCCTAAGAAGTTTGAGAAATATGAGATCAATCGAAACATCAATAAGATAGCACTTCTCTCGCCCGAGGTTGAGGAGGTGTTTCCACCTCCTAAGGAAAGATGCGACGAAGAT GTGGAAGTTGCTGCTATTGGGCGCGAAAATCCCTTTGCAAGAAGCAAATCACATCGTTGCACTTTCTACAGACCCAGCAATGAAGACTTCGGGCAGCTGACGGACATGGCTTTGCCTCCGAATGAT TATTACAAGAACCTTCTTCAAGAAATCTGCAACGAGTCCACGCCAGACACGATAAAAGCGGAGATGAAGAATGCCTGCGAAGGATCCATGGTCCAGACCTGTTCGGCATTCGTGGAGCCGGCCAGCGTTCTCAAACTAGACGAACACGTGATGGCGGACCTG ATGGACGACGTGCAGTGGCAAACCATCGACAGCGTCAGCGACGCGGACTTGTTTCTTTCGAGAGTGCCGAGCCCAGAGCAGATCGAGGAGGTGCCGAAAG ATAAAAAGCGTACCCCATCGGTTCGTAGTAATATTCGTATATCGGAAACACCTCACGTAAAGCGGATCGCGGAGAAGTTCGCGAAGTTCAAAAAGAATAACGTTGAGGTCCGCAAACTTGAAGAGAGAGTGGTTTGCCTGGAGTACGATATTTTCGACTTGAACGCGGCCGACCCTGCGGTGCCGACGCAGAAAATGAGGGCATTTTTCTCCATAAAAATGAAAGATTTTGGAAGCGATAACAACAAag aaaatataccttCGATCCCATCTGGTGTAAAACGCAACTTCAACTTAGACGACGGAGACCTTCAGAAACTGAACAAGAAAGAAATAGAAATCATAGACAATGAGATACCTGAAAACAGGTCCTTACTCGAGGACCTCAAGCGAGTGCTGAGACGGAAGCAGGCACTCGAAAACAAAAAGAGACGACCAACATTGGACCTCATGTGTTTGTACGAGATGGCTAAACGAGAGAGCCCACCTGTCAACTACGACTATTCGAACACCAATCTCTTATCGAAAGCAGAACTACAAGAAATTAAAGATTTGATTCTGAAAAAATGCGAGTCGAGTGTTTACGGGATTAATAGAAGAACGGTGAAATGTAGAGATGAAGTGAATGATGCGAAGTGTGTGCTGTCGAACAGTTTGATAAACGAGTTGATGCGGGAGGCTGAAGTTTGA